The Euphorbia lathyris chromosome 8, ddEupLath1.1, whole genome shotgun sequence genome has a window encoding:
- the LOC136203330 gene encoding probable purine permease 5 isoform X2 has product MDIDEESIVEYSSNSLWERMSQWKNQAMQTYKTKPFSYWILFLLSIGGMLTALPASSLLSRVYNTNGGFLTAAHDLMFAYAYAYLPASSATLLASSSLVFSCLFGYFIVNNKLNASAINSTVIIIAATTIISLDSDTDRYDNVSNRQYISGFIWDVMASALHGLIYALSELVFVKFLGRRSFHVVVEQQTMVSLFAFVFVSIGVIVNGDFEGMKSEAKTFVGGEDSYIKVIVWAAITFQLGSLGATGVVYLGSSVMAGIVNAVRNPITSIVAVVVLNDPMSGLKMMSLLLTLWGFACYIYGNSSSPR; this is encoded by the exons ATGGATATTGATGAGGAATCAATAGTAGAATATTCATCAAATTCATTATGGGAAAGAATGTCCCAGTGGAAAAATCAAGCTATGCAAACATACAAAACAAAACCATTCTCTTACTGGATTCTCTTTCTTTTAAGCATTGGAGGAATGCTTACAGCGTTACCTGCTTCGAGTCTTCTATCTCGAGTTTACAATACCAACGGAG GTTTCTTAACTGCTGCTCATGATCTCATGTTTGCATATGCTTATGCTTATCTCCCAGCATCATCTGCTACACTTCTAGCTTCTTCATCTCTCGTTTTCTCCTGTCTTTTTGGATACTTCATTGTCAACAACAAACTCAACGCTTCAGCCATAAACTCCACAGTCATAATCATTGCTGCTACCACCATAATCTCCCTAGATTCGGACACTGATCGGTACGATAATGTCAGCAATCGTCAATACATTTCGGGTTTCATATGGGACGTAATGGCATCTGCTCTCCATGGGCTGATCTATGCTCTCTCTGAGTTGGTTTTTGTGAAGTTTTTGGGGAGAAGATCGTTTCATGTAGTGGTGGAGCAGCAGACAATGGTTTCTTTATTTGCTTTTGTGTTTGTAAGCATTGGGGTGATTGTAAATGGAGATTTTGAAGGGATGAAATCAGAGGCTAAAACGTTTGTTGGTGGAGAGGATTCATATATTAAGGTTATAGTGTGGGCTGCAATTACGTTTCAGTTAGGGTCATTAGGTGCTACTGGAGTGGTTTATTTAGGCTCAAGTGTTATGGCTGGTATTGTAAATGCAGTCAGAAACCCAATTACAAGTATTGTTGCAGTTGTAGTGTTGAATGATCCAATGAGTGGGTTGAAGATGATGTCTTTACTCTTAACATTATGGGGTTTTGCTTGTTACATCTATGGCAATTCATCATCTCCTCGGTAG
- the LOC136202007 gene encoding probable purine permease 5 — protein sequence MDEESAKPSISLWEKMSNTKSQMVEAYKRKPFSYWILLLVSTAAMLVAFPASSLLSRLYYANGGTSKWIISWVAVAGWPLTAIILVPTYFSLHTFPTPLTLKLILSYMVLGFLSAADNLMYAYAYAYLPASTSALLASSSLIFSSLCGYFIVNNKINVAMINGIVIITTAVTILALDSDSDRYSNVTNGQYIMGFAMDILGSALHGLIFALSELVFIKLLGKRSFHVVLEQQVMVSLFAFVMTSIGLIVNNDFQGMKTEAKTFKGGPDSYIQVLLWAGITFQLGILGGTAILFLASTVMAGVLNAVRVPLTGIAAVILLHDPMSGFKILSLVITFWGFCSYIYGSYSSTKNSSP from the coding sequence ATGGATGAGGAATCAGCAAAACCTTCAATTTCATTATGGGAAAAAATGTCTAACACGAAGTCTCAGATGGTTGAAGCATACAAAAGAAAGCCATTTTCCTATTGGATTCTTCTACTTGTTAGCACTGCAGCAATGCTCGTGGCATTCCCCGCTTCGAGTCTTCTGTCGCGCCTATATTACGCAAATGGTGGTACAAGCAAATGGATTATTTCTTGGGTAGCAGTGGCTGGATGGCCTCTAACTGCTATAATTCTAGTTCCAACTTACTTCTCTTTGCACACTTTTCCCACTCCTCTTACTCTAAAACTCATTCTTTCTTATATGGTACTCGGTTTCTTATCTGCCGCTGACAACCTGATGTACGCATATGCCTACGCGTACCTTCCAGCATCAACTTCAGCTCTTCTAGCTTCGTCGTCGCTCATTTTCTCCAGCCTGTGCGGCTATTTCATCGTAAACAACAAGATTAATGTTGCAATGATAAATGGTATAGTGATCATTACTACTGCAGTGACCATACTTGCATTAGATTCAGATTCTGATAGATACAGCAATGTCACTAATGGTCAATATATCATGGGTTTTGCTATGGATATCCTGGGATCAGCTCTTCACGGGCTGATATTCGCTCTCTCGGAGCTGGTTTTCATCAAGTTATTGGGGAAAAGGTCGTTCCATGTAGTGTTGGAGCAGCAGGTTATGGTATCATTGTTTGCTTTTGTAATGACCAGCATTGGTCTCATTGTGAATAATGACTTTCAAGGAATGAAAACAGAAGCTAAAACATTCAAAGGCGGACCGGATTCTTATATACAAGTGCTCCTGTGGGCGGGAATTACGTTTCAGTTGGGGATTTTAGGAGGAACTGCAATACTTTTTCTGGCATCTACTGTAATGGCTGGTGTGCTAAATGCAGTGAGAGTGCCGTTAACTGGAATTGCTGCAGTTATATTGTTGCATGATCCCATGAGTGGTTTTAAGATTCTATCTTTAGTCATAACATTTTGGGGATTTTGTTCTTACATTTATGGAAGTTATTCTTCTACTAAAAATTCCTCACCATAG
- the LOC136203330 gene encoding probable purine permease 5 isoform X1 — translation MDIDEESIVEYSSNSLWERMSQWKNQAMQTYKTKPFSYWILFLLSIGGMLTALPASSLLSRVYNTNGGKSKWIISWASVAGWPITALMLLPIYLFSPAFTTPLTLQLVLSYVGLGFLTAAHDLMFAYAYAYLPASSATLLASSSLVFSCLFGYFIVNNKLNASAINSTVIIIAATTIISLDSDTDRYDNVSNRQYISGFIWDVMASALHGLIYALSELVFVKFLGRRSFHVVVEQQTMVSLFAFVFVSIGVIVNGDFEGMKSEAKTFVGGEDSYIKVIVWAAITFQLGSLGATGVVYLGSSVMAGIVNAVRNPITSIVAVVVLNDPMSGLKMMSLLLTLWGFACYIYGNSSSPR, via the exons ATGGATATTGATGAGGAATCAATAGTAGAATATTCATCAAATTCATTATGGGAAAGAATGTCCCAGTGGAAAAATCAAGCTATGCAAACATACAAAACAAAACCATTCTCTTACTGGATTCTCTTTCTTTTAAGCATTGGAGGAATGCTTACAGCGTTACCTGCTTCGAGTCTTCTATCTCGAGTTTACAATACCAACGGAG GTAAAAGCAAATGGATAATTTCATGGGCATCAGTTGCAGGATGGCCTATAACTGCTTTAATGTTACTTCCCATATACTTATTTTCACCAGCTTTCACCACTCCACTTACTCTCCAACTTGTTCTCTCTTATGTTGGATTAGGTTTCTTAACTGCTGCTCATGATCTCATGTTTGCATATGCTTATGCTTATCTCCCAGCATCATCTGCTACACTTCTAGCTTCTTCATCTCTCGTTTTCTCCTGTCTTTTTGGATACTTCATTGTCAACAACAAACTCAACGCTTCAGCCATAAACTCCACAGTCATAATCATTGCTGCTACCACCATAATCTCCCTAGATTCGGACACTGATCGGTACGATAATGTCAGCAATCGTCAATACATTTCGGGTTTCATATGGGACGTAATGGCATCTGCTCTCCATGGGCTGATCTATGCTCTCTCTGAGTTGGTTTTTGTGAAGTTTTTGGGGAGAAGATCGTTTCATGTAGTGGTGGAGCAGCAGACAATGGTTTCTTTATTTGCTTTTGTGTTTGTAAGCATTGGGGTGATTGTAAATGGAGATTTTGAAGGGATGAAATCAGAGGCTAAAACGTTTGTTGGTGGAGAGGATTCATATATTAAGGTTATAGTGTGGGCTGCAATTACGTTTCAGTTAGGGTCATTAGGTGCTACTGGAGTGGTTTATTTAGGCTCAAGTGTTATGGCTGGTATTGTAAATGCAGTCAGAAACCCAATTACAAGTATTGTTGCAGTTGTAGTGTTGAATGATCCAATGAGTGGGTTGAAGATGATGTCTTTACTCTTAACATTATGGGGTTTTGCTTGTTACATCTATGGCAATTCATCATCTCCTCGGTAG